In Maridesulfovibrio bastinii DSM 16055, a single genomic region encodes these proteins:
- a CDS encoding DUF2062 domain-containing protein: MSKTKIKNQSLKRLIRFYYLKVMRINATPHKIALGAACGVFGGCFPFIPGLPLQTVIAVICAFITRSSKIAAIIATWISNPLNWLFFYFIQYKIGTFLLPITVDFNPDQWKVSDFMAIGWKGVTILIFGGFILGIPLGIISYFAAKFFIQRYRKRKALRTLARRNKL; the protein is encoded by the coding sequence ATGTCTAAAACCAAAATTAAAAATCAAAGTCTTAAAAGACTTATCAGATTTTATTATTTGAAGGTAATGAGGATTAATGCCACTCCTCACAAAATAGCTTTGGGTGCTGCATGCGGAGTTTTTGGCGGTTGTTTTCCGTTTATTCCGGGCCTTCCTCTACAAACAGTTATAGCTGTTATCTGTGCCTTTATTACGCGGAGCAGTAAAATAGCTGCTATAATAGCTACATGGATTTCAAATCCTCTGAATTGGCTATTCTTTTATTTTATTCAATATAAAATTGGTACATTTTTGTTGCCTATCACGGTTGATTTTAATCCTGATCAATGGAAAGTGTCTGATTTTATGGCTATAGGCTGGAAAGGTGTTACCATACTTATTTTTGGTGGTTTTATCCTTGGTATTCCGCTTGGAATTATTTCATATTTTGCGGCAAAGTTTTTTATCCAGAGGTATAGAAAGCGCAAGGCCTTAAGGACTCTTGCCAGAAGAAATAAGCTTTAA
- the trxB gene encoding thioredoxin-disulfide reductase — protein MKSYDAIVIGGGPAGMAAALYLVRSGVKTVLVEKLSPGGQMLMTEELENYPGFPRGIKGYELCDRMDEHLREYDLDRILDEVKEIKVEEGKHSLLVGDEWITGRAVIFASGVTFRKLHVHNEDKLLGRGVSYCAICDGNFFRDKVIAVVGGGNSALEEALYLSRLVKKIYLIHRREEFRGLKCYQDKCYKDPKIEMVLNSVVTRVLGDDDVSGVEVQNVKTEEYSEIDLDGVFIFVGFDPVNNFFPPELELDEWGFIKTDQEMATNIPGIYAAGDIRSKKCRQVVTAVGDGATAATAAFAYLEHNNG, from the coding sequence ATGAAGTCTTATGACGCGATTGTAATTGGGGGCGGCCCGGCTGGTATGGCCGCCGCCCTCTACCTTGTCAGGTCCGGTGTTAAAACTGTTCTAGTTGAAAAGTTATCACCCGGCGGACAGATGTTGATGACAGAAGAGCTTGAAAATTATCCCGGATTCCCGCGTGGAATAAAGGGATATGAGCTTTGTGATCGTATGGATGAGCATCTGCGTGAATATGATCTTGATCGTATTCTGGATGAAGTAAAAGAAATAAAAGTTGAGGAAGGTAAACATTCCTTGCTGGTTGGTGATGAGTGGATTACCGGAAGAGCTGTTATTTTTGCCAGTGGCGTTACTTTCAGGAAACTGCATGTTCATAACGAGGACAAACTTCTGGGCCGTGGAGTTTCATACTGTGCTATCTGCGATGGTAACTTTTTTAGAGATAAAGTAATTGCAGTTGTCGGTGGCGGAAACTCTGCTCTCGAAGAAGCTCTGTATCTTTCCAGACTCGTTAAGAAAATTTATCTTATCCATCGCAGGGAAGAATTCCGGGGACTTAAATGCTATCAGGATAAATGTTATAAAGATCCTAAAATAGAAATGGTTTTAAATAGCGTTGTTACCAGAGTTCTTGGCGATGATGATGTTAGCGGAGTTGAAGTTCAGAATGTTAAAACAGAAGAGTATTCTGAAATTGATCTGGATGGAGTGTTCATCTTTGTAGGTTTTGATCCGGTTAATAATTTCTTTCCGCCTGAATTGGAACTGGACGAGTGGGGCTTTATCAAGACCGATCAGGAAATGGCCACTAATATACCCGGAATATATGCGGCCGGAGATATAAGGTCCAAAAAATGTCGTCAGGTAGTAACTGCCGTTGGCGACGGCGCAACCGCCGCAACAGCTGCTTTTGCTTATCTGGAACATAATAATGGTTAA
- a CDS encoding outer membrane protein assembly factor BamD — MVKSLFQLFFISVLLFNLSACGVIDYFFLPKPEDTAQELYEAGVDSMAVKEYSDAADYFAKLKDRYPFSSYTVKAELSLGDAYFLGKRYVDASEAYKEFSALHPSNKEIPYVLYQIGLSHFNLFKSIDRPQNHISEALEYFYRVEEAYPDSKYATAAKKYIVKCRNKLADHELYIADFFWRSEKYGSAWKRYAYVVRNFKDLPKVQKYAMKQAEMSYYEYQKTLSQKERERLQGSWKELLNWL, encoded by the coding sequence ATGGTTAAGAGTTTATTTCAACTTTTTTTTATTTCAGTACTTTTATTTAATTTAAGTGCCTGTGGCGTTATCGATTATTTTTTCCTGCCGAAACCGGAAGATACAGCACAAGAGCTGTATGAAGCTGGTGTAGATTCCATGGCTGTGAAGGAATATTCAGATGCTGCTGATTATTTTGCAAAATTAAAAGATCGTTATCCTTTCAGCTCTTATACCGTTAAGGCCGAATTGAGTCTCGGGGATGCGTATTTTCTGGGAAAAAGATATGTAGACGCCTCTGAGGCGTATAAAGAATTTTCTGCTTTGCATCCATCCAATAAAGAAATTCCTTATGTTCTTTACCAGATCGGTTTGAGTCATTTCAATCTTTTTAAGTCTATTGATCGTCCTCAAAATCATATTTCAGAGGCTTTAGAATATTTTTATAGAGTTGAAGAGGCTTATCCTGATAGTAAATATGCAACCGCTGCAAAAAAATATATAGTTAAATGCCGTAACAAGCTTGCTGATCATGAACTTTATATTGCTGACTTTTTCTGGCGATCAGAAAAATATGGATCAGCATGGAAAAGATATGCTTATGTAGTACGCAATTTCAAGGATCTTCCAAAAGTCCAGAAATATGCTATGAAGCAGGCTGAGATGTCTTACTATGAATACCAGAAAACGCTTTCGCAAAAAGAACGAGAACGTTTGCAGGGCAGTTGGAAAGAGCTTCTCAACTGGCTATAA
- a CDS encoding histidinol dehydrogenase — MKQKIFSFPEWINDCQVSDNLFGDAYENTPARFRAWMKTEIARLWNIYEAESPSNVSSRKSWNSGFSVEQTEIPDDVVILAFDSKTVSPVRVLAALVPALVSGVKNIIAAHIGDGEISSSVLAAFELSGQERVVSVSVDYFQNLIEACCSDNFSTVVLDLCGAGPVKIDAKSNIKYWRNPEIAKIALCSEITEEIYELISFIHPDLDIIETSPANLEGFYVAIVQDEVLPGDKPKLILKSGHEGCWVWHSLNNSIFKSISFTFSD, encoded by the coding sequence ATGAAACAAAAAATATTTTCTTTCCCAGAATGGATAAATGATTGTCAGGTCTCGGATAACTTATTCGGTGATGCTTATGAAAATACTCCGGCACGTTTCAGAGCTTGGATGAAAACTGAAATCGCCAGATTATGGAATATTTATGAGGCAGAATCACCAAGTAATGTCTCATCCAGAAAATCGTGGAACAGCGGTTTTTCTGTAGAACAAACTGAAATTCCTGACGATGTTGTCATACTTGCTTTTGATAGCAAAACGGTCTCTCCTGTGAGGGTATTAGCTGCTTTGGTTCCGGCACTGGTTTCGGGAGTTAAAAATATTATAGCTGCCCATATTGGTGATGGGGAAATTTCTTCATCAGTGCTGGCAGCTTTTGAGCTTTCAGGACAGGAAAGAGTTGTTTCCGTATCTGTTGATTATTTTCAAAATTTGATTGAAGCATGCTGTAGTGATAATTTTTCTACTGTTGTCTTGGATTTGTGCGGGGCGGGGCCTGTAAAAATTGATGCTAAATCAAATATCAAATACTGGCGTAATCCTGAAATTGCTAAAATAGCTTTATGCTCTGAAATAACAGAAGAAATTTATGAATTGATTTCTTTTATTCATCCTGATCTTGATATAATTGAAACCTCTCCAGCTAACTTGGAAGGGTTTTATGTGGCGATTGTTCAAGATGAAGTTTTGCCCGGGGATAAGCCTAAACTTATTTTGAAATCCGGTCATGAAGGATGTTGGGTCTGGCATAGCCTTAACAATTCTATTTTTAAAAGTATTTCTTTTACATTTTCTGACTGA
- a CDS encoding CheR family methyltransferase — protein sequence MNHNKFEKTEDHTGITHNPKLGDKEFEKFSEFIKREFGIKMPPSKKTMLEARLQKRLRALCMSNHSEYCKFLFSPEGLDSEITHLIDVVTTNTTDFFREPKHFELLLSQILPDLFQRNKKSLKIWSAGCSSGEEPYTLAMVLSEFAGKNSSFDFSILATDISTEILQKAKRAIYPMSKVDIIPMALKKKYLLKSKDHTKNLVRIAPELRKKVEFKRLNFMEPFPFKDIKDIIFCRNVVIYFDRPTQHRLFNEFCLRLAPGGFLFIGHSESISGMGLPVRQVAPTVYQRI from the coding sequence ATGAATCATAATAAGTTTGAAAAAACTGAAGATCATACAGGTATTACTCATAATCCCAAATTGGGAGATAAAGAATTTGAAAAGTTCAGTGAGTTTATAAAGCGTGAATTCGGTATTAAAATGCCACCTTCCAAGAAGACAATGCTTGAAGCAAGGCTCCAGAAAAGATTACGCGCTTTGTGTATGAGTAACCACAGTGAGTATTGTAAATTTTTATTCAGCCCTGAAGGTCTGGACTCTGAAATAACTCATTTAATTGATGTTGTTACGACTAATACTACAGATTTTTTCCGTGAGCCAAAGCATTTTGAACTTCTTTTGAGTCAGATTTTACCGGATCTCTTTCAAAGGAATAAAAAGAGCTTGAAAATATGGTCAGCCGGGTGTTCAAGTGGTGAAGAGCCGTATACTCTGGCCATGGTTTTAAGTGAATTTGCCGGCAAGAATAGTTCGTTTGATTTCTCTATTCTGGCAACTGATATTTCAACAGAAATACTCCAGAAAGCTAAAAGAGCCATATACCCCATGAGTAAGGTGGATATAATTCCTATGGCTCTTAAAAAAAAGTATTTACTTAAAAGTAAGGACCATACGAAGAATCTGGTTAGAATTGCTCCGGAATTGAGAAAAAAGGTTGAGTTTAAGCGTCTAAATTTTATGGAGCCTTTCCCTTTTAAGGATATTAAAGATATTATATTCTGCCGTAATGTGGTAATATATTTTGACAGGCCCACGCAGCATCGTTTGTTTAATGAATTTTGTCTGCGACTGGCTCCTGGTGGTTTTTTATTTATCGGGCATTCTGAAAGTATTTCCGGAATGGGACTTCCGGTCAGGCAAGTTGCCCCTACTGTTTATCAAAGGATTTGA
- the crcB gene encoding fluoride efflux transporter CrcB, which yields MIKYLYIAAGGAAGTMCRYFVAGFAQRLVGSSFPIGTFTVNMAGCFLFGFVTSFFENRIGMTAELRLMLLTGFMGAFTTFSTYMFESVNLVKNGQWTLAALNMGGQTALGFMCIMLGLALGRLAFS from the coding sequence ATGATTAAATACCTCTATATAGCAGCCGGAGGGGCTGCCGGAACAATGTGCAGATATTTTGTTGCAGGCTTTGCGCAACGGTTAGTCGGAAGTTCCTTCCCGATAGGAACATTTACTGTAAACATGGCCGGATGTTTTTTATTCGGCTTTGTAACAAGTTTTTTTGAAAACAGAATCGGTATGACAGCCGAACTACGGCTTATGCTTTTAACAGGATTCATGGGGGCTTTTACAACCTTTTCAACATATATGTTCGAAAGTGTGAATCTGGTCAAGAATGGGCAATGGACCCTTGCTGCGCTAAATATGGGTGGACAGACAGCTCTAGGATTTATGTGTATCATGCTTGGACTTGCCCTCGGCAGACTCGCTTTTTCCTAA
- the fusA gene encoding elongation factor G: MSAKADFSAKKLVLLRNIGVIAHIDAGKTTVTERMLYYSGKIHRMGEVHEGTATMDFMPEEQERGITISSAVTSCFWNDNTINIIDTPGHVDFTIEVQRSLRVLDGAVGVFCAVGGVEPQSETVWRQSSSYHVPKIAFINKMDRLGADFESVLNSMRERLGANVIPIQIPDGEGEDFCGVFDVIKMKKIIFDADSQGEHYEYFDLSSEEMERVVIWREQMLEGLAEVDDDFMEAYLADSEVSEEKIHMAVRKATLNLSIVPVLAGSALKNIGVQPLMDAVCRYLPSPVDVRPVEGISPDTGKKVLIESKLSAPFTALVFKISMDTGRKVVLMRIYSGKISAGDSVLNVTSGENERAARLFRLHAGRREKLDEAGAGDIVAVAGMKNARTGDTLADKSHPVILEQISLYKPVLSMAIEPRNTEEGEKLEEILEKYLQEDPTLELVKDEETEQIVLSGMGELHLDVILERLKREYSLEPRAGHPQVVYQEVPGRSASASEEFCKILGEDTNYGYVELSIEPLERGKGQDIVFEVDLGEWPEEWIDAVYDGIKDGLGAGPLKGYPVQDIRVRVLNLQRKESESSIAGYHLAAGRALRKSFAGAEMKLMEPIMEVDVSVPSDFVGDVIGLLGAKGAKIENMLDHGQSKVVQALAPLRSMFGFLTELRSSTQGRASFVMQFLRFDVLE; the protein is encoded by the coding sequence ATGAGTGCGAAAGCGGATTTTTCAGCTAAAAAGCTTGTTTTGTTACGTAATATCGGAGTAATTGCGCATATCGATGCGGGTAAAACAACCGTCACCGAAAGAATGCTTTACTATTCAGGTAAAATTCATCGAATGGGAGAAGTTCATGAAGGTACAGCCACTATGGATTTTATGCCTGAAGAACAGGAACGCGGAATTACTATTTCTTCAGCAGTCACTAGCTGTTTCTGGAACGATAATACTATAAATATAATCGATACTCCCGGACATGTTGATTTCACTATTGAAGTACAAAGGTCTTTAAGAGTTTTGGATGGGGCTGTTGGAGTTTTTTGCGCAGTGGGCGGAGTTGAACCACAGTCTGAAACCGTGTGGAGACAAAGCAGCAGTTATCATGTACCCAAAATAGCATTTATTAATAAAATGGACCGCCTTGGGGCTGACTTTGAATCTGTTTTAAATTCCATGAGAGAAAGGCTGGGCGCCAATGTTATTCCCATACAGATCCCTGATGGCGAAGGTGAAGATTTTTGTGGTGTATTCGATGTTATAAAAATGAAGAAAATCATTTTTGATGCTGATTCGCAGGGTGAGCATTATGAATACTTTGATTTGAGTTCTGAAGAAATGGAAAGGGTTGTCATCTGGCGTGAGCAGATGCTTGAAGGCCTTGCTGAAGTTGATGACGACTTTATGGAGGCTTATCTTGCTGATAGTGAAGTTTCTGAAGAGAAAATCCACATGGCTGTAAGGAAGGCAACATTAAATCTTTCAATTGTCCCGGTTCTGGCCGGATCAGCTTTAAAAAATATTGGTGTGCAGCCTTTAATGGACGCCGTATGTAGATATTTGCCAAGCCCGGTTGATGTTCGTCCTGTTGAAGGTATTTCTCCTGATACAGGAAAGAAAGTTTTAATTGAGTCAAAATTGTCTGCTCCTTTTACAGCTCTTGTTTTTAAAATTTCAATGGATACAGGGCGCAAAGTAGTCCTGATGCGTATTTATTCAGGAAAAATTTCAGCTGGTGATTCGGTCCTCAATGTCACGAGTGGAGAAAATGAGCGTGCCGCAAGACTTTTTCGATTACATGCTGGTAGACGAGAGAAACTGGATGAGGCTGGAGCAGGGGATATTGTTGCAGTCGCTGGAATGAAAAATGCCAGAACAGGAGACACGCTTGCTGATAAGTCTCATCCTGTTATCCTTGAGCAGATAAGTCTTTATAAGCCTGTATTGTCTATGGCAATTGAGCCTCGTAATACAGAAGAAGGAGAGAAGCTTGAAGAGATTTTGGAAAAATATCTTCAGGAAGATCCTACTTTGGAGCTTGTTAAAGATGAGGAAACTGAACAAATCGTTCTATCCGGTATGGGTGAACTTCATCTGGATGTAATACTTGAAAGATTAAAAAGAGAGTATTCTTTGGAGCCGCGTGCGGGGCACCCGCAGGTTGTATATCAGGAAGTTCCGGGACGTTCTGCCAGTGCTTCTGAAGAATTTTGTAAGATTTTAGGCGAAGATACTAATTATGGTTATGTTGAATTGAGTATAGAACCTCTTGAACGTGGAAAAGGCCAGGACATAGTTTTTGAAGTTGATCTTGGAGAATGGCCTGAAGAGTGGATTGACGCTGTTTATGATGGTATCAAAGACGGCCTCGGTGCCGGTCCTCTTAAAGGCTATCCTGTTCAAGATATACGTGTTCGAGTCTTAAATCTGCAGCGTAAAGAATCTGAATCAAGTATAGCCGGTTATCACCTTGCAGCAGGAAGGGCATTGCGTAAATCTTTTGCCGGGGCTGAAATGAAGCTGATGGAACCTATTATGGAAGTAGATGTATCTGTCCCTTCAGATTTTGTTGGGGATGTAATCGGCCTGCTCGGAGCGAAAGGAGCTAAGATTGAAAATATGCTTGACCATGGTCAATCTAAAGTTGTTCAAGCCCTTGCACCATTACGCAGTATGTTTGGCTTTCTGACTGAACTTAGATCGTCCACACAGGGTAGGGCCTCATTTGTAATGCAATTTTTACGATTTGACGTCTTAGAGTAA
- a CDS encoding DUF190 domain-containing protein has protein sequence MNLPESALRLTVYTGEDDRIDHRPLHEVIVEEARKQGLAGATVKRGAMGFGANSRVHTTKILRLSEDLPIIIELVDVSEKINAFKKFLDRTMKEGLVTIEKVEVVFYRHNEGHK, from the coding sequence ATGAATCTTCCAGAATCAGCACTGAGATTGACAGTTTATACTGGTGAAGACGATAGGATAGATCACAGACCATTACATGAAGTTATTGTTGAAGAAGCAAGAAAACAAGGACTTGCAGGAGCTACGGTAAAACGTGGAGCAATGGGTTTCGGGGCAAACAGCCGGGTCCACACAACCAAGATTCTAAGATTGTCTGAAGATCTCCCTATTATAATTGAACTTGTTGATGTTTCAGAAAAAATTAATGCTTTCAAAAAATTTCTGGACAGAACTATGAAGGAAGGTCTTGTTACAATTGAAAAAGTTGAAGTCGTTTTTTACAGACACAATGAAGGCCACAAATAA
- a CDS encoding protein-glutamate methylesterase/protein-glutamine glutaminase, translating into MKKKIQVLVVDDSALVRQALLNLFETDPDIEVIGTASDPFAAAKIMEKKVPDVITLDIEMPRMDGLTFLRKLMSQHPVPVVICSTLTEAGSETFMKALEFGAVEVITKPKVGTREFFEESRIRVCDVVKAAAQVRPKKLGSRPIDIKPKLNADAVIPSGKSFNLKTTEKIVLVGASTGGTEALKVFLESLPLDCPGIVIVQHMPEHFTAAFSKRLNSICRITIKEAENNDTVLRGQALIAPGNSHMLLKRSGARYYVEVKGGPLVSRHRPSVDVLFRSGARYAGGNAVGVIMTGMGDDGAKGMKEMKDNGAYCIAQDEATSVVFGMPQEAIKHGGVDKVMPLQNIAGEVVRFCSVR; encoded by the coding sequence ATGAAAAAGAAGATTCAAGTTCTTGTAGTGGATGATTCTGCTCTTGTTCGTCAGGCTTTGCTTAATCTTTTTGAAACAGACCCTGATATTGAAGTCATTGGAACAGCTTCCGACCCTTTTGCGGCAGCAAAAATTATGGAGAAGAAAGTTCCTGATGTTATTACCCTCGATATTGAAATGCCGAGGATGGACGGGCTTACTTTTTTAAGAAAACTTATGAGCCAGCATCCTGTGCCGGTTGTAATCTGTTCTACACTCACAGAAGCCGGTTCTGAAACTTTCATGAAAGCCTTAGAGTTCGGTGCTGTTGAAGTTATTACCAAACCTAAAGTTGGAACGAGAGAATTCTTTGAGGAGTCACGCATAAGGGTTTGTGATGTTGTAAAAGCAGCAGCTCAAGTGAGGCCTAAAAAATTAGGTTCCAGACCCATAGATATAAAGCCCAAGCTGAATGCTGATGCGGTTATTCCGAGTGGAAAGAGTTTTAATTTAAAAACTACTGAAAAAATAGTTCTGGTTGGTGCTTCTACTGGAGGGACTGAGGCTTTGAAAGTATTTTTGGAGTCTTTACCTCTTGATTGTCCGGGTATTGTTATTGTTCAACATATGCCGGAGCATTTTACGGCTGCTTTTTCAAAAAGATTGAACTCAATCTGCCGTATTACCATCAAGGAAGCTGAAAATAATGATACTGTTCTTAGAGGACAGGCTTTAATTGCACCCGGAAACAGTCATATGCTCCTTAAACGTAGTGGGGCACGGTATTATGTCGAAGTTAAAGGTGGACCGCTTGTAAGCAGGCACCGCCCTTCAGTGGATGTTCTATTCAGATCTGGCGCAAGGTACGCTGGTGGGAATGCTGTCGGCGTAATCATGACGGGTATGGGTGACGACGGAGCAAAGGGAATGAAGGAAATGAAGGATAACGGAGCATATTGTATTGCTCAGGATGAAGCTACATCGGTAGTTTTTGGCATGCCACAAGAAGCTATAAAACATGGTGGCGTGGATAAGGTTATGCCATTACAGAATATTGCTGGAGAAGTTGTAAGATTCTGTTCAGTACGCTAG
- a CDS encoding class IV adenylate cyclase produces the protein MALEVELKFIDVDHESLKENLKSVSAEFLSAHFEKNIVLDDPGRTLYKRSALLRIREAGKTVMTVKRIPCLMPESGKAKVYEEYQSEISSLDEMISCLAVLGYYPVFRYEKFREKWQYDNCIICVDTLPFGYFVEIEGNEDDIIRCADALDLDISTSSKKTYHELNREYRAQNGYAADENFVFSDEQRLLLPMGT, from the coding sequence TTGGCTCTGGAAGTTGAACTTAAGTTTATTGATGTTGACCACGAATCTCTTAAAGAAAATCTTAAATCTGTTTCAGCAGAATTTCTCAGCGCGCATTTTGAAAAGAATATTGTATTGGATGATCCCGGAAGGACTCTTTATAAGCGATCAGCTCTTTTAAGGATTAGAGAAGCCGGTAAAACCGTTATGACAGTCAAACGTATACCGTGTTTAATGCCTGAATCAGGTAAGGCAAAAGTTTATGAAGAGTATCAAAGTGAAATTTCCAGTCTTGATGAAATGATCTCCTGCCTTGCCGTATTAGGCTATTATCCTGTTTTCAGATATGAGAAGTTTCGTGAAAAATGGCAGTATGATAACTGTATTATTTGTGTTGATACTCTGCCGTTTGGTTATTTTGTCGAGATTGAAGGTAATGAAGATGATATAATCAGATGCGCCGATGCTCTTGATTTGGACATCAGTACATCAAGTAAGAAAACTTACCATGAACTGAATAGAGAATACCGTGCTCAAAATGGGTATGCTGCTGATGAAAATTTTGTTTTTTCAGATGAACAGCGCTTGCTCTTGCCTATGGGAACATAA
- a CDS encoding chemotaxis protein CheA: protein MADDMTTQIFREEAYDLLSELESSLLELEEIPDDEDVINRVFRALHTIKGSGAMFGFDDIASFTHRVETVFDMVRNGDLDVNRDLLSLALLSRDHIFKLLENGINDELEASGNTIIEGLEKIAAQDSPVVESESVEDLSDSESGQHDTPVEKTDIEFTGCFFKIKITPEGKSEVAAEDLTPLLTELSNIGEIKSEVIHSKETSGDSGNWWEIIIATESDQLTIEEIFFFTDVPIKVDVTQIEESEFESLNPDDLNQEQAEEAEIKEDDVTPDEKSDPSEPVKKIDESVQTIDDEDSDSHKIGDILVKRGVASPDDVNSALKEQRQKREKRKAHKQEASSSIRVAAEKLDYLVDLVGELVIVQAQISQVVSEEKNPVLTALSEELERLSDELRDSTLGIRMLPIGTTFSKFRRLVRDLSEELGKEIELETRGAETELDKTVIERLSDPLVHLLRNSIDHGIEIPAERKAAGKSEHGTITLSAEHSGGEVLITISDDGKGMSPDVIKAKAAEKGLISADEELSEKEIFNMIFLPGFSTAKSITSVSGRGVGMDVVKKAIDLLRGSIDIDSTKGQGTIITIRLPLTLAIIDGLQVRVEDGYYVIPLSLVEECVELTRQDIDEANGQQFINLRGEIVPYIRIREWFEIEGEAPDIEQIVITGVEGSRMGIVVDTVIGEHQTVIKSLGRVYRDVDGISGATIKGDGTLALILDVPKLVRSVISEIRASNW from the coding sequence ATGGCTGATGATATGACAACACAAATATTTAGAGAAGAGGCGTATGACCTTCTCTCTGAATTAGAGTCTTCTTTACTTGAACTTGAAGAAATTCCTGATGATGAAGACGTTATAAATCGTGTTTTCAGAGCATTGCATACAATTAAAGGTTCCGGTGCAATGTTTGGTTTTGACGATATCGCATCCTTTACTCACAGGGTTGAAACTGTTTTTGATATGGTCAGAAATGGAGACCTTGATGTAAATAGGGATTTACTCAGTCTGGCATTGCTTTCACGAGATCATATATTCAAACTACTTGAAAATGGGATTAACGATGAGCTTGAGGCCTCAGGTAACACGATTATTGAAGGTCTTGAGAAAATTGCTGCACAGGACTCTCCTGTTGTAGAAAGTGAAAGTGTGGAGGATCTCTCTGATTCTGAATCAGGACAGCATGATACCCCGGTCGAAAAAACTGATATAGAATTTACTGGATGTTTTTTTAAAATTAAAATTACGCCTGAGGGAAAATCAGAAGTTGCAGCTGAAGACCTGACTCCATTGTTAACAGAATTAAGCAATATTGGTGAAATAAAGTCAGAAGTTATTCATAGCAAAGAAACCTCCGGGGACAGCGGGAATTGGTGGGAAATCATTATTGCAACAGAGTCTGATCAACTGACGATTGAAGAAATTTTCTTTTTTACTGACGTTCCTATTAAAGTGGATGTTACGCAAATTGAAGAGAGTGAGTTTGAGTCTCTTAATCCTGATGATTTAAATCAGGAGCAAGCTGAAGAGGCTGAAATAAAAGAAGATGATGTTACTCCTGATGAAAAATCTGATCCAAGTGAACCAGTTAAGAAAATAGATGAGTCTGTCCAGACAATTGATGATGAGGATAGTGATTCTCATAAGATTGGGGATATCCTTGTAAAAAGAGGTGTCGCATCACCTGATGATGTTAATAGTGCTCTAAAGGAACAAAGACAGAAACGTGAAAAGCGAAAAGCTCATAAGCAGGAAGCTTCATCTTCCATCAGGGTTGCAGCTGAAAAACTCGATTACCTTGTAGACCTTGTTGGTGAATTGGTAATTGTTCAAGCGCAGATAAGTCAGGTTGTAAGCGAAGAAAAAAATCCTGTTCTAACTGCTTTGTCCGAAGAACTTGAGAGGTTGTCAGATGAACTTAGAGATAGCACCCTTGGTATAAGGATGCTGCCTATTGGAACAACTTTCAGTAAATTTAGAAGGTTAGTTCGTGATCTATCTGAAGAATTAGGCAAAGAGATAGAGCTTGAAACGCGTGGAGCTGAAACAGAGCTTGATAAGACAGTCATAGAGCGCCTTAGCGATCCTTTGGTTCATTTGTTACGTAACAGTATTGACCACGGCATTGAAATTCCAGCTGAACGCAAGGCCGCAGGAAAATCCGAACATGGTACTATAACATTGTCAGCTGAACATTCCGGTGGAGAAGTTCTTATAACAATAAGTGATGATGGAAAGGGAATGTCACCGGATGTTATAAAGGCCAAGGCTGCAGAAAAGGGACTTATCTCTGCCGATGAGGAATTGAGTGAGAAAGAGATATTCAATATGATTTTTCTCCCTGGTTTTTCGACAGCTAAGAGTATTACAAGTGTTTCCGGGCGCGGTGTTGGAATGGATGTTGTTAAGAAGGCCATAGACCTTTTGCGCGGAAGCATTGATATTGACAGTACTAAAGGTCAGGGAACTATAATAACTATACGCCTACCTCTAACTCTTGCCATAATTGACGGATTGCAGGTCAGAGTGGAGGATGGGTATTATGTCATACCTTTATCTCTTGTTGAGGAGTGTGTTGAATTAACCAGACAGGATATCGATGAGGCCAACGGTCAACAATTTATTAATCTTCGTGGTGAAATTGTTCCATATATTCGCATAAGAGAATGGTTTGAAATTGAAGGTGAAGCTCCAGACATAGAGCAGATAGTGATTACAGGGGTCGAAGGCAGCAGGATGGGGATTGTTGTTGATACCGTAATCGGTGAACATCAGACCGTAATTAAATCTTTGGGGCGTGTATATCGTGATGTTGATGGAATTTCTGGTGCTACAATCAAGGGAGATGGAACTCTTGCGCTTATTCTGGATGTTCCTAAACTTGTAAGAAGTGTCATTTCTGAAATCAGAGCTTCTAACTGGTAG